A window of Rhodospirillaceae bacterium contains these coding sequences:
- a CDS encoding HPr family phosphocarrier protein yields the protein MIIILKILNKRGLHARAAGKFVKTAGLFASEIVVLKNGLEASGQSIMELLMLNAGQDDQITIKAEGVDAEQAALALKTLIENKFSED from the coding sequence ATGATTATAATCTTAAAAATTCTTAATAAACGCGGCTTACACGCCAGGGCTGCCGGAAAATTCGTCAAGACTGCGGGCTTGTTTGCCAGTGAAATTGTCGTTTTAAAGAATGGGCTTGAAGCTTCTGGGCAATCCATCATGGAATTACTGATGTTAAATGCCGGGCAGGATGACCAGATCACGATTAAAGCTGAGGGGGTGGACGCGGAGCAGGCGGCACTTGCCTTGAAAACACTGATCGAAAATAAATTCAGCGAAGATTAA
- a CDS encoding adenosylhomocysteinase: MMKKTDYKVADLSLAEWGRREISIAETEMPGLMALRQEYAAQSPLKGAKITGCLHMTIQTAVLIETLVKLGAEIRWSSCNIFSTQNHAAAAIAAAGIPVFAWKGMSEEEYWWCVEQTITGPNQWTPNLLLDDGGDLTQVLHEKYPQLLKNIKGVSEETTTGVRRLYEMASQKKLAIPAMDVNSSVTKSKFDNLYGCRESLIDGIKQATGVMLAGKVAVVCGFGDVGKGCASSLRGQGARVIITEIDPICALQAAMEGYQVTTLEDVAGYADIFVTATGNVDIITLDHMRNMKDRAIVCNIGHFDQEIQIDALRNYRWEEVKPQVDEVVFPDGKRLIVLAKGRLVNLGCASGHPSFVMSTSFTNQVLAQIELWQNHKNYTKNVFTLPKKLDEKVAALHLAKIGVKLTTLNKKQADYINVPVKGPFKPESYRY, encoded by the coding sequence ATGATGAAAAAAACTGATTATAAAGTGGCTGATCTGTCTTTGGCAGAATGGGGCCGGCGCGAAATCAGTATTGCTGAAACGGAAATGCCGGGATTAATGGCTTTAAGGCAAGAATATGCAGCCCAGTCCCCCTTGAAAGGCGCTAAAATTACTGGTTGCTTGCATATGACCATCCAAACAGCAGTCCTCATTGAAACATTGGTTAAATTAGGGGCAGAAATACGGTGGAGTTCCTGCAATATTTTTTCAACCCAAAATCATGCCGCCGCCGCCATTGCAGCCGCTGGCATCCCGGTATTTGCTTGGAAAGGGATGAGTGAGGAGGAATATTGGTGGTGTGTGGAACAAACCATTACCGGCCCCAATCAATGGACGCCGAATTTATTGCTGGATGATGGGGGTGATTTAACCCAGGTTTTGCATGAGAAATATCCACAATTGTTGAAAAACATTAAGGGGGTTTCAGAAGAAACCACAACCGGAGTACGCCGTTTATATGAAATGGCTAGCCAGAAAAAATTGGCAATTCCTGCCATGGATGTCAATAGCTCCGTCACCAAATCAAAATTTGATAATTTATACGGCTGCCGCGAAAGCCTGATTGACGGTATCAAGCAAGCGACAGGGGTAATGTTGGCCGGAAAAGTAGCGGTAGTTTGCGGTTTTGGCGATGTCGGCAAAGGTTGTGCCAGTTCTTTAAGAGGCCAAGGCGCCCGCGTTATCATAACGGAAATTGATCCTATTTGCGCCCTGCAAGCTGCCATGGAAGGATACCAGGTGACAACGCTTGAAGACGTGGCCGGTTATGCGGATATTTTTGTGACTGCCACCGGAAATGTGGATATCATCACGCTCGATCATATGCGCAACATGAAAGACCGGGCGATTGTTTGCAACATCGGGCATTTTGACCAAGAAATCCAGATTGATGCCCTTAGGAATTACCGGTGGGAAGAAGTGAAGCCGCAAGTTGATGAAGTGGTCTTCCCGGACGGCAAAAGATTGATTGTTTTAGCTAAAGGGCGTTTAGTTAATTTAGGCTGTGCCAGCGGACACCCAAGTTTTGTGATGAGTACATCCTTTACCAACCAGGTGTTAGCGCAAATCGAATTATGGCAGAACCACAAAAACTATACGAAAAACGTTTTCACGTTACCAAAAAAACTAGATGAAAAAGTGGCGGCCCTCCATTTGGCAAAAATTGGGGTTAAATTGACAACCCTGAATAAAAAACAGGCTGATTACATTAATGTCCCAGTTAAAGGGCCGTTTAAACCAGAAAGCTATCGCTACTAA
- a CDS encoding PAS-domain containing protein — protein MNDPALFWFMVGALVLSCLCLLVLAISHFRLKKSQRKNQSFLEGLAGQGKVYAFYKDSGGTPSASFWTAIITTPTLDHILSEEDHQALNQEIQGRLASAPIGFWYTSSAGKIMFCCVYQQENRLYLLLIDHLVLSDFYQTLLQREYILNDLPFPVWGRKKNLQLFYCNQAYANILGKDQISIILDHSELLAPGQGINLQKLAGRSLDLNLTQSESHHVIIGGKRHLLDFQETPVSEEGLKKDFATIGIALDVTGLEDLQNRLSQQISAHAEILETIDTGIAIYSPESRLRFFNQAYCKILGLSENFLGKNPSMADVLEQLRNHRRIPEQVDFVQYKKDLVRLYMSVTESFQELWHLSDGSTLRLGVSPHPFGGVLMRVDDVTDRLSLERSYNTLIDVQRATIDHLHEAVAVFGSDGRLKLANAAYRKYWQPENTSVNQTPHITEIVPKIEAILLPQPGKSSAIQATEVIGLITNGQSRQGKVELKDGRVFQFSVEPLPDGSSLFSYLDISDSFRAAEALQQRNEALEAADKMKTTFLANISYEFRTPLNAIVGFTEMLQAGYWGQLPKAQQPIMGNIIEASAQLTQLIDDVLDVTAIEAGYLELARHPVNLRELLQQMVDSLSPQAKQQQIVIHFYPAINQAWIYGDEKRLKQALMTIISNAVSRSSVGKAVNITLKFEQGLFILTVKDQGKFLSPLEQKATFEKFADNHARKKSGANYLSMALSKQLIVMHQGSISLESNTAETTITCTFPA, from the coding sequence ATGAATGACCCTGCTCTTTTCTGGTTTATGGTTGGTGCCTTAGTATTATCATGCCTTTGCTTGCTGGTTTTAGCAATTAGCCATTTTCGTTTGAAAAAATCCCAAAGAAAAAATCAATCTTTTTTGGAAGGCTTAGCCGGTCAGGGGAAAGTTTATGCTTTTTATAAAGATTCAGGCGGCACACCAAGCGCCAGCTTTTGGACAGCTATCATAACAACCCCTACCCTCGATCACATTTTATCAGAGGAAGACCATCAAGCGCTCAATCAGGAGATCCAGGGACGCTTGGCATCTGCACCGATCGGATTTTGGTATACAAGCTCCGCTGGTAAAATAATGTTTTGCTGCGTTTATCAACAAGAAAATCGCCTTTACTTATTGCTTATTGATCATTTGGTGCTCTCGGATTTTTATCAAACCCTTTTACAGCGGGAATACATACTGAATGATCTTCCTTTTCCGGTTTGGGGTAGAAAGAAAAATTTACAGTTATTCTATTGCAATCAAGCCTACGCCAATATTTTAGGTAAAGACCAAATCTCCATTATATTGGATCATAGCGAGCTGCTGGCGCCGGGGCAGGGTATTAATCTGCAGAAATTGGCAGGACGTTCGCTAGATTTAAACCTGACCCAGTCAGAAAGCCACCATGTTATCATCGGTGGCAAACGGCATTTATTGGATTTTCAAGAAACCCCCGTTTCTGAGGAAGGGTTAAAGAAAGATTTTGCAACGATAGGGATTGCTTTGGATGTTACCGGTTTGGAGGATTTACAAAACCGCTTATCGCAGCAAATTTCCGCCCATGCAGAGATACTAGAGACGATTGACACCGGCATTGCCATCTACAGCCCCGAAAGCCGTCTGCGCTTTTTCAACCAGGCTTACTGTAAAATTTTAGGATTGTCTGAAAATTTCTTGGGCAAAAATCCCAGCATGGCAGATGTTTTGGAGCAGTTAAGAAACCATCGCCGCATTCCCGAACAAGTTGATTTTGTGCAATATAAGAAAGATTTAGTTAGGCTTTATATGTCTGTTACCGAATCTTTTCAAGAATTGTGGCATTTAAGTGATGGGTCAACGCTGCGTCTGGGGGTTTCTCCCCATCCTTTTGGCGGGGTATTAATGCGGGTTGATGACGTCACGGATCGGCTTAGTTTGGAGCGGTCTTATAATACATTAATTGACGTTCAACGGGCAACGATTGACCACCTCCATGAAGCCGTGGCTGTTTTTGGCAGCGATGGACGCTTAAAACTTGCCAACGCCGCCTACCGCAAATATTGGCAGCCGGAAAATACCTCCGTTAATCAGACCCCCCATATCACCGAAATTGTCCCCAAGATCGAAGCCATCTTATTACCCCAACCAGGCAAGTCATCAGCCATACAAGCGACGGAAGTTATTGGGTTAATTACCAATGGTCAATCAAGGCAGGGTAAAGTTGAATTGAAAGACGGCCGTGTTTTCCAATTTAGTGTGGAACCTTTACCAGACGGCAGCAGCTTATTTAGTTATTTGGATATTAGCGATAGTTTCCGGGCAGCGGAAGCCTTACAGCAACGCAATGAAGCATTGGAGGCCGCTGATAAAATGAAAACCACCTTCCTGGCCAATATTTCTTATGAGTTCCGCACCCCCTTGAACGCTATTGTGGGTTTTACCGAAATGCTGCAGGCGGGTTATTGGGGACAATTGCCCAAAGCGCAGCAACCCATCATGGGCAATATCATTGAAGCATCCGCCCAATTAACCCAATTGATCGATGATGTTTTAGATGTCACTGCCATTGAAGCAGGCTATTTGGAACTCGCGAGGCATCCGGTTAACTTACGTGAATTATTACAGCAAATGGTCGATTCACTGAGTCCACAGGCCAAACAACAGCAGATTGTCATCCATTTTTATCCCGCTATAAACCAGGCTTGGATTTATGGGGATGAAAAACGTTTAAAGCAGGCGTTAATGACCATTATCAGCAATGCCGTCAGTCGCTCTTCAGTGGGCAAAGCCGTCAATATCACTTTAAAATTTGAGCAAGGTTTGTTTATTTTAACGGTCAAAGATCAAGGTAAATTTTTGTCTCCCTTAGAGCAAAAAGCAACTTTTGAGAAATTTGCAGATAACCATGCCCGTAAAAAATCCGGGGCGAATTACCTGAGCATGGCCCTCAGCAAGCAATTAATTGTGATGCATCAAGGCAGTATCTCGCTTGAATCAAATACAGCAGAAACCACCATCACCTGCACTTTTCCCGCATAA
- the argC gene encoding N-acetyl-gamma-glutamyl-phosphate reductase → MKPLIFIDGEAGTTGLQIHSQLSNRSDIELLQLPQADRKDPLRRTEAINSCDIAILCLPDDAARQAVSFVKNPRVRVLDASSAHRTTPAWVYGFPELTIGQSQRIAMAPRVSNPGCYPTGAIALLRPLTEAKIVPLDYPVNVHAISGYSGAGRSLIDAYEDPQHPQHTNAPFRGYGLNLEHKHVPEMQTEALLKYRPIFTPSYGKYRQGIVLYVPLHLRLLAPGISVEQIHSSLSEHYADTEYINVLSLEQARAVSQLDPEYLNGSNKLDVYVFSKENSGHVLLTAVYDNLGKGASGAAVQNLNIMLNGRMK, encoded by the coding sequence ATGAAACCACTTATTTTCATCGACGGCGAAGCCGGTACCACTGGTCTGCAAATCCATTCCCAGCTGAGCAATCGCAGCGATATCGAGTTGCTGCAACTTCCCCAAGCTGACCGAAAAGATCCATTAAGGCGCACGGAGGCGATAAATTCTTGTGATATCGCCATCTTGTGTCTGCCTGACGACGCGGCCCGTCAAGCAGTGTCATTCGTGAAAAATCCGCGAGTTCGGGTGCTGGACGCCAGTTCAGCCCATCGCACCACACCGGCTTGGGTCTATGGTTTTCCTGAGTTGACCATTGGCCAGAGCCAGCGGATTGCAATGGCGCCGCGTGTATCTAACCCGGGCTGCTACCCTACTGGTGCTATTGCATTATTGCGTCCGTTGACTGAAGCGAAAATAGTACCGCTCGATTATCCGGTGAACGTACATGCAATTTCCGGATATTCGGGCGCCGGTCGTTCTTTAATTGACGCTTATGAGGATCCGCAGCATCCGCAGCATACGAATGCGCCGTTTCGCGGTTACGGGCTAAACCTGGAACATAAGCATGTTCCAGAAATGCAGACTGAGGCGTTGCTGAAGTATCGCCCTATCTTTACACCGAGTTATGGTAAATACCGACAAGGGATTGTATTGTATGTGCCGCTTCACCTGCGCTTGCTGGCACCAGGCATATCGGTTGAACAGATTCACTCTAGTCTGAGTGAGCATTATGCCGATACCGAATATATCAATGTTCTGTCCTTGGAACAGGCGCGTGCCGTGTCTCAGCTGGATCCTGAATATTTGAATGGGAGCAATAAGCTCGACGTCTACGTGTTCTCGAAAGAAAATTCGGGACATGTTTTGCTGACGGCAGTCTACGATAATCTGGGCAAGGGCGCATCGGGAGCCGCAGTGCAGAACTTGAATATCATGCTCAATGGCCGTATGAAATAA
- a CDS encoding NAD(P)/FAD-dependent oxidoreductase yields the protein MQHHTTDVLIVGAGPVGLFSVFACGMQKLRCQVVDSLEMIGGQCNALYPEKPIYDIPAYPLITGADLIQKLQAQIAPFHPVFHLGHQIQQLHFYEGRWQAKTNKNLVINASAVIVAAGVGAFGPNRPPLANIEEYEGKSVFYHVRQPSQFAGKTIVIAGGGDSALDWAINLSPLTAKTYLIHRRQKFRAAPASLEKLEDLVKKGKIEVVVPYQLHELKGQNGFLTEMVLQDLDGHQKSLKADALLAFFGLSNQLGPIADWGLSLDHHHIKINPEHCATNQLGIYAVGDIAAYPGKLKLILTGFSEAASAAHAIRAYLRPDEVVHFEYSTTSGVNPLS from the coding sequence ATGCAACATCATACGACTGACGTTTTAATTGTGGGGGCAGGCCCTGTTGGATTATTCAGTGTTTTTGCTTGCGGCATGCAAAAGCTGCGTTGCCAGGTGGTTGATTCGCTTGAAATGATCGGCGGGCAATGCAATGCCTTATATCCTGAAAAACCTATTTATGATATACCAGCCTACCCGCTGATTACCGGGGCTGATTTAATCCAAAAATTGCAGGCGCAAATTGCCCCTTTTCATCCGGTTTTCCATTTGGGGCACCAAATCCAACAATTGCATTTTTATGAAGGCAGATGGCAGGCAAAAACCAATAAGAATTTGGTTATCAACGCATCGGCCGTGATTGTGGCGGCAGGGGTAGGGGCATTTGGCCCCAACCGCCCGCCTTTGGCTAATATTGAGGAATATGAGGGGAAAAGCGTTTTTTACCATGTGCGCCAACCCAGCCAGTTTGCAGGTAAAACCATTGTGATTGCGGGTGGGGGTGATTCTGCCCTGGATTGGGCGATTAACCTGAGCCCCTTAACCGCCAAAACCTACTTGATCCATCGCCGCCAGAAATTCCGGGCGGCCCCAGCCAGTTTAGAAAAACTGGAAGATCTTGTTAAAAAGGGCAAAATAGAGGTGGTGGTGCCCTATCAGTTACATGAATTAAAGGGTCAGAATGGTTTCTTGACAGAAATGGTGTTGCAAGATTTGGATGGCCATCAGAAAAGCTTGAAGGCCGATGCCTTGCTGGCTTTCTTTGGCCTATCCAATCAATTAGGGCCGATTGCCGATTGGGGGTTATCACTTGATCACCACCATATCAAAATCAATCCTGAACATTGTGCAACCAACCAACTTGGTATTTATGCGGTTGGCGATATTGCGGCCTATCCCGGTAAATTGAAGTTGATATTAACCGGGTTTAGCGAAGCCGCAAGCGCGGCCCACGCCATCCGGGCCTATTTACGCCCGGATGAGGTGGTGCATTTTGAATATTCAACGACTTCAGGGGTTAACCCGCTTTCTTAA
- the tsaE gene encoding tRNA (adenosine(37)-N6)-threonylcarbamoyltransferase complex ATPase subunit type 1 TsaE: protein MYPEFPSLPILRKLSSQKLADIKIFARQLAILCNPGDIIALWGNLGAGKTTFARYFIQALYPQIGEIPSPTFPLVQVYSGGTETIWHFDLYRLQQPEEVLELSIEEAWATGISLVEWPQRLKHFLPKERLDIMIEFAETAEKRHISVYGSTNWQERLTLAGLFDV from the coding sequence ATGTATCCCGAATTTCCTTCTTTGCCGATCCTTAGAAAGTTATCCAGCCAAAAACTGGCCGATATCAAAATTTTTGCCCGTCAATTGGCAATTCTTTGTAACCCAGGGGATATTATCGCTTTATGGGGAAATTTAGGGGCCGGTAAAACGACTTTCGCCCGCTATTTTATCCAAGCCTTATACCCCCAAATCGGGGAAATCCCCAGCCCCACTTTCCCCTTGGTTCAAGTGTATTCGGGTGGGACGGAAACTATTTGGCATTTTGATCTTTATAGGCTTCAACAACCGGAAGAAGTATTAGAGTTATCCATTGAAGAAGCATGGGCAACTGGCATTAGTTTAGTAGAATGGCCGCAACGTTTGAAGCATTTTTTGCCAAAAGAACGACTGGATATCATGATTGAATTTGCTGAAACAGCGGAAAAGCGGCATATTAGCGTATATGGATCTACCAATTGGCAAGAAAGACTAACTTTAGCAGGATTATTCGATGTCTAA
- a CDS encoding phosphotransferase — translation MSNLKEREISLQHFLREHGWQQAQRIKISGDASFRQYERLHLANRQSAMLMDAPPPKERIDHFLKIAQILHKMEISVPEILAVDLQQGFIIMEDLGDNTYTRLLQTGYEEKNYINLPAIF, via the coding sequence ATGTCTAATCTCAAGGAACGAGAAATAAGCCTTCAGCATTTTCTTCGGGAACATGGTTGGCAACAGGCGCAAAGGATCAAAATTTCTGGGGATGCGTCTTTCCGGCAATATGAACGGTTACACCTTGCGAATCGGCAGTCCGCCATGTTAATGGATGCCCCGCCACCCAAGGAAAGGATTGATCATTTTCTAAAAATTGCCCAAATACTTCATAAAATGGAGATATCTGTCCCAGAGATCTTGGCCGTTGATCTGCAACAAGGCTTTATCATCATGGAAGATTTGGGAGATAATACCTACACCCGCTTACTGCAAACAGGCTATGAAGAAAAAAATTATATCAACTTGCCTGCGATCTTTTGA
- a CDS encoding phosphotransferase, with protein MIHKTPIPAATLQEYVEIWQHIFQTTASPHQVLTHFDFHVDNLMVLPHKPGIKACGLLDFQDAVQGPAMFDLMSLIDDARRDVGQALGTQLIHRYQSAFPQDHREEFDASYALFAAQRHTRILGTFVRLFKRDTKPGYLQFIPRVWKQLESALDYPSLLPLKNWFAGHFPAKIRHNPLSLKA; from the coding sequence ATGATTCATAAAACCCCTATTCCTGCAGCCACTCTGCAAGAATATGTTGAAATTTGGCAACATATTTTCCAAACAACCGCATCCCCGCATCAAGTATTGACCCATTTTGATTTTCATGTGGATAATTTGATGGTTCTGCCCCATAAACCCGGCATAAAAGCCTGTGGCTTGCTTGATTTCCAAGATGCCGTCCAAGGGCCTGCCATGTTTGATTTGATGTCTTTAATTGATGATGCCAGGCGGGATGTGGGCCAGGCTTTAGGCACGCAGCTTATTCACAGATATCAATCAGCCTTCCCCCAAGACCACCGGGAAGAATTTGATGCCAGTTATGCGCTTTTTGCGGCCCAGCGGCATACGCGCATTCTGGGCACCTTCGTCAGGCTTTTCAAACGGGATACCAAACCCGGTTACCTGCAATTTATCCCAAGGGTCTGGAAACAGTTGGAATCAGCCTTGGATTATCCCTCCTTACTACCTTTAAAAAATTGGTTTGCAGGCCATTTTCCTGCAAAAATAAGACATAACCCCTTAAGCTTGAAAGCCTAG
- a CDS encoding nucleotidyltransferase family protein: MMTQSPVIRTAMILAAGYATRLRPISTHMPKAMVPILGKPILGYILDRLKEVNLEEVVINSHHLADHLHQYLARQTGIKITLSEEKEILETGGGVKQALPLLDNQPFYVINGKIIWFNASHNALRHLAGQWDDTKMDVLLLLQPVIKAVGYHAAGDFHLFADGTVKRREDGEVAPFVFSGIQIIHPRLFDTSPTGKFSLNVLYDQAIANQRLYAVRHDGEWLHVSTPQDIKEVENYLKTKHRNG; the protein is encoded by the coding sequence ATGATGACCCAGTCACCTGTCATACGTACCGCCATGATTTTAGCCGCAGGCTACGCCACCCGGTTACGGCCCATATCAACCCATATGCCCAAAGCCATGGTTCCCATTTTGGGAAAACCCATTCTCGGCTATATCCTTGACCGCTTAAAAGAAGTCAATCTTGAAGAAGTGGTCATTAACAGCCATCATTTGGCAGACCATTTACACCAATATCTTGCCCGTCAAACCGGTATTAAAATCACCCTAAGCGAAGAAAAAGAAATTTTGGAAACAGGCGGCGGGGTCAAACAAGCATTGCCTTTGCTGGACAACCAGCCTTTTTATGTCATTAATGGCAAAATTATTTGGTTTAATGCCAGCCATAACGCCTTGCGGCATCTTGCCGGGCAGTGGGATGATACCAAAATGGATGTTTTGCTTTTATTGCAACCGGTAATCAAGGCGGTTGGGTATCACGCGGCCGGGGATTTCCATTTATTTGCAGATGGCACCGTAAAGCGCCGGGAGGATGGGGAGGTAGCCCCTTTCGTTTTCAGCGGCATCCAAATTATCCACCCAAGATTATTTGACACAAGCCCTACAGGGAAATTCTCCTTGAATGTCTTATATGATCAAGCGATTGCCAACCAACGTTTATATGCCGTCCGGCATGACGGTGAATGGTTGCATGTCAGTACGCCGCAAGATATCAAGGAAGTTGAAAATTACCTAAAAACCAAGCATCGGAACGGTTAA